The sequence below is a genomic window from Desulfovibrio sp. Fe33.
CCGTCTCCGGCCATTTCCAGGGCTGTTTTCAGCGGTTTCATGCCAATTTCTATGTCGATCCCGGCGCGGCGGGCGGCCTCGTTGAGAACGTCCACATCGATGCCCGAAGGCGCTCCGTTCACGACCATGGAATAGGGCGCGAAATCCGCGTCGGCGACGAAACGGAGGGGCGCACCTGCCCAGGCGGTCGAAGCAAGGAGTAAAAGCAGGCAGGCTGACAGACATTTTTTCATGGGCGGTCTCCTGAGATTGACAGATGTAGATTACTCTATCTTTTTCCACTGTTTTCCACAAGAACCAGGTGAATCATTATCTGTTTCACCGAATTATGGAGAATGTCACAGAATGGATCGCTCATATGAGCAAGGGTTGCCCCCAATCTTCTAGATAATCTCCTGATTTTTACTAGCATTCGGTGGATGATTAATATATGAATCCGGGAATGGATACGAATCCTCGAGCCGCTCGGCCGGTATCCTACTTTCCCGTATCCCCGGTGATGCTCTTTCCGGAGGCTTTGGGGAACTTTTCAGTCTACCTCTGGCAAGGTGGGGACTTCGTTCTTTACACCTCTTCCGGCCAGAGATTCACCACCCGCCACCGCCTGACCCTGCACAAGAACGGGGTCAAGGAAGTGTACGTCCAGGGCTCGGAGCGCGACGAGTACGAAAAGTATATCGAACGCAACCTCGGACGGATACTGCTGGACGAGACCCTGCCCATCGAGGCGCGGTCGAAAATTTTCTTCGAAGCCACGACCGTGGTGCTCCAGGACGTATTCGACCGCAAGTTGCCGAGCGCCCTGCGGGCCAGGCACTTCGACCGCATCACGGACATCGTGCGCAACTCCATCAAGTTCCTGGCCAAGGACAACTCGCTGTCCGCGGTGGCCCCGTTCATCTCCCACGATTACAAGACCTACACCCACTGTATGCACGTATTCGTGTATTCCGTGGCCCTGTTCCAGACCTACGACATGACCGAGAGCGAGGTCTTCGAATACGGGCTGGGCGCGTTGCTGCACGACGTGGGCAAGGCCAAGATTCCCAAACGCATCCTGAACAAGCGGGGGCCGCTGACCACGGCGGAGCGGGAAATCATCAAGGAACACCCGGTGCACGGCGTATCCATGTGCGCGCACCTGCCCATGACCCAGAACACGATCAACTGCATCCTGTTCCACCATGAGGCACTGGACGGGTCGGGCTACCCGGCGGGAATAAAGGGTGACAACGTCCCCATGCCTGTCCGCATCATCTCCCTTTCCGACATCTACGACGCCCTGACCACCGACCGTCCCTACGCCGAAGCCATGCAGCCTTACGAAGCCCTCTCCCTCATCCGAAACGAAATGCGCGAAAACGTCGACATGAACGTCTTCAAACGATTCGTCGCGGTCCTCAGCGGGGCCGAAATCATCTAATCCCCCAGGGCGGCGAGCCGCTTTTCTCCCGGCCAATCCGTCCGACAGGGGATCGGAACCTTACCTCTTTCCTCCACACCTCAAAGGAATACGCCCGAAAAGAATGGCTAGCCATCTGTTCGGGTTACGACGCAACGACCTGGAATTGCGGCCTCCAATCCGCCGCGCCGTCCTTTCGAGGGATCAAGCCCTCCGCTTCCAACCGCCCCCCTTCCAGCGCCGCATGTCCCGGCAGACAGCGCAAACCATCCGGGAGGACCGTGGGACGTGGAGCCGGAGGCACAAAAAAGCCCCTGCAGGCATGTACCTGCAGGGGCTTTCCATCGGATTTTCTGATTACTGGACGTAGACCTTGAGTTTCTGGCCCGCGTAGATGGTGGTCTTGGCGCTGATGGAATTCCAGTGGCAGA
It includes:
- a CDS encoding HD-GYP domain-containing protein, with protein sequence MGNFSVYLWQGGDFVLYTSSGQRFTTRHRLTLHKNGVKEVYVQGSERDEYEKYIERNLGRILLDETLPIEARSKIFFEATTVVLQDVFDRKLPSALRARHFDRITDIVRNSIKFLAKDNSLSAVAPFISHDYKTYTHCMHVFVYSVALFQTYDMTESEVFEYGLGALLHDVGKAKIPKRILNKRGPLTTAEREIIKEHPVHGVSMCAHLPMTQNTINCILFHHEALDGSGYPAGIKGDNVPMPVRIISLSDIYDALTTDRPYAEAMQPYEALSLIRNEMRENVDMNVFKRFVAVLSGAEII